GAAATCTCACAAGCCATATCGATCTTAATCACCTCCACTTGCGAGGTTGGTTTCCAAGGCATATAATCTATTGCAGCAGCGTCGACGAGTGTAACAATAACAATACCAATGCTAATGCTAATACATCCACGCTAATGCAAGCGCACGATCTCCTCCTCCGGACATCTTTCTTTTTTGTCGCGTGCGCAGATTCTCACCCGCGCCACAGCGGCGACCGCTCCTGCACCACCTTCGTCGCCGACGTCCAGTGCCGGAGAACCTTCATCGGGCTCGGAAAGTACCATCGCCGCCCTCCCTTCCCCTTTCCCTCCTCCTCGTCGCCGCAGCCTGCGGCCTGGGCTCGGCCCGCTGCCACCGACCTCGACCTGTACAGCTCCGACCCCGCCGAATCCTTCTTCCTCGCCGCCTTCGAGAATAGCAAGAACGGCGCCCACCCTTTGCCGCTACCCCGCGATCTCGGCGCCGCCGCTACGTCGTCCACGAGGGGTGCCGACACCGACGTCGACCGGAGTAGCGGAAACCCCACCGACTGGGACCTCCGGAACGATGGCTCGCTGTCGATGAGCCGCGACATGGGCCCCACCGCCCCCACACCCGTGCCGCGGCCCACCCCGCCGGGTCCGGCCAGCTCggcggaggagggagaggaggatgaggccgaggaggagggggaggggaagCAGCCGCAGGGTCGGACGCTGGCGCAATCGGGGCAGAGACGGAGGAGGCGATCGCGGAGGCAAGCGGGGCAGACGCCGTAGTGGGGCTGCAGCGGGTGTTTCCAGCACTTCCATCCGGCTTCCTCCTCTACcaccttctccacctcctcgtTCCTCCACCACGGAACCGCTGACTCAGTCGTAGATCTCTGATCGGCTCCCATCCTCCGCTCTTCCTTCGCTTCTCTCTCGTTTCGCAGTTTTTGGAGACGGCGAAGCTTTCGGTGGCTTGTCAATTTTTATTAATAGGGGAGGCAGCGCCGCGTAGTCATGCCATCGCCTTTCGATTATTTACGACGACGCCACACGCCTTTATCATGGGCCGTTCGTTTCGCTGGGGCGCCATGAGCAGTCGATCTCTGGCGCCACGTAGCACACAGCCAGTGGCCACGCGGTGGACTCGCACATTCAAGCCGTGGGTTTAGACTCCACCACGCGACCCCAACTCGGTCTCTGCTGCATCAGCTTACGTCGACGACGGCCTTGATGAACAGAGAGCATCGTCATGCTCGTAGCTTACATGACAAGCACTTTTAAGACTGGATCGAGCACACCTACGGTCGGTGGTATTCATGTCATACTCGGGTGTATAGAATCAAATCGATACGAATTACCAAGGGCGATTCATACGCGATCTGCACGGTAAGCTAACCAGTGCAATTTTATTTATATCCAGATCAATATCTGCAACTTTGTCTTGGAGGAGAAGGGTGTTCGGGCCACCTGCATTTATTGACTCTGCTTTTCCTCGGAATTAAATGGGGCGGGCGGCTTCACCAACCCCTTCGTTTGTGGTGTATTGATGCATCGCGAAAGTGACATCGCCCTCATCCCAGTCTCGTTTCTTCTACGCATATGGGAGGCTCAACATCGACAACAGCTACATACAAACGGCATCTTTCTCAAAGCTATTTAGAGCTTAAACTAATCTTTAAGCTTTTCTACGGTCGCCCTTGCCCGGTGGGAATTAGAAGACTTTGTCCACTCCCACGTTAATACGATTTAGTATGATCCAACCAAGTCCGAGGACAGCGTCTTCAGTTTCAACTTATGCCCAAAGCTTGACAGAACTCGAGTCAACCACACGTATGAACAAGCCCCAACGTCGCTTTGTCTTAAAGACACTGCAACTTGTTTGAATAAGTAAAAGTCATCATTTAATCTTCCTTCTTTTACCTAGTCAAAGATCTGCTTACgaaaacatttcgaaacataaaaAAGTTTTGGTCAAACATAAACAATGTTTATTTTTTCTTATGAAATGATTAGTTTCGAACATCAAAGAATGCTATCGATTGGCTGTCGTCGTGGTTTCCTGTTCTTAATCAAACCGATCCA
The DNA window shown above is from Musa acuminata AAA Group cultivar baxijiao chromosome BXJ2-4, Cavendish_Baxijiao_AAA, whole genome shotgun sequence and carries:
- the LOC103982050 gene encoding uncharacterized protein LOC103982050, which produces MGADQRSTTESAVPWWRNEEVEKVVEEEAGWKCWKHPLQPHYGVCPACLRDRLLRLCPDCASVRPCGCFPSPSSSASSSSPSSAELAGPGGVGRGTGVGAVGPMSRLIDSEPSFRRSQSVGFPLLRSTSVSAPLVDDVAAAPRSRGSGKGWAPFLLFSKAARKKDSAGSELYRSRSVAAGRAQAAGCGDEEEGKGKGGRRWYFPSPMKVLRHWTSATKVVQERSPLWRG